The genomic DNA ATTGAGCGATCGCACCGTAAGGGCCATTAAACAAACCCGCACCCTGCTGTGGGCTAGCGGGATCGGAAGCTAAATATCCGAAACTGAATTCTAAGCGATCGCCAAACTGATGTCTAATCCCAATACCTGCGCCCCCAACTTGATAATAAATCGGATTGCGCGTCCCAAAGTTAGAAAGCGCCCCAGTAGCACCATCCCCATCAAAGAAAGGATTAACTGTATTGGTAAAATCATCAGGAGCTCCAGCATTTGCCTCTAGGAAAACTGTGGTACTATTCCCAATCGGGAAAGCATAAAGCAAAGCATCTAAAGCTACCGTATTACTAGCTTCCCCAAAAGGCCCCGCATTAAACCTCAATTCCCCTTCTGGTGTAAAGGTAGAATTAGTCGAGAAAGAACCAAAATTTGTCACTTGCAGCCTAGTTCTGAGCAAATCTTCACCGCTGAAGCTAGTATCAAAATTGAGCCGTACCCTACTCCCCAAAATAGTAGAACTATCTATTTCCCTACCATTAGCATCATCTCCCGCCGCAATTCCAGCTAACCCAAAAATAACTTCCCCATTAAGTTTAGTTGTAGTGGAAAATTGATTTGCCTCTAATTCTGCCGTGCGAGCTTCCAAGGCATCCACGCGCCCCCGCAAAGTAGCAAGTTCAGCCGCAAATTCTTCCTGCAATCTTTGCAAGGCGAGTAAATCTTCTCTACTGGCTAAATTACCTGTACCACCAGCAATTAACTCATTAACGCGCTCTAAACAGGCATTTAAACCTGCTGCAAATTCGTAGCGAGTCATCGCCCGGTTGCCCCGATAAGTGCCATCGGGATACCCAGCAATGCAGCCATAGCGCTCTACGAGCGATTGTAAGGCTTGAAAAGCCCAGTCTGTAGGCTGAACGTCGGAAAGTTGAGAAACCGATGTTACTTGGCCAGCAGGCTCGTTATTAGTATTATTTTCAGAGCTGTATTCGTTGACTTGTTCTAAAACTGTTGAATTTGTCGCGGGTTCGGGATTTGGGATTTGTGATAGCAACAAGGGGGTGGAGATTTCCGCCGACAGGCTATCGGCTGGAATTTTCTGCGCTTGCGGCTGTGGTGCGATCGCAGTTTTTACAGATGCAGTTATTGCTATTTGTTGCTGATTGGTATTTTCTAGAGCAAGATGAGCTTGAGGTGCGATCGCTAACTCTCCCCTCAATTCCCCTGTACCCAAAACTCCATCTACTTTATCGAAGTCAGTTTTAGCATTAAACTGTGCGATCGCTTGCCCATCCTGAGCCTGAGTTATAGATCCAATTTTTACATCCGACTCTGCTAGCGCCGCCGCAGACACAGCCAAACTTGCTCCCAATACTGCTGGGCTTACCAGCAAAGCTTTCCACAAAATTTTCGACATTTTTACCTCACACCTATTTAAGCCAAAACAGCTAAAGTTTCTCAAATAATCTACCTAAAGAAACCCCTTGTCAAGAATAAGATTCATTCTTATTTTCGGAGAGCAGTCCCAATCTCAGTAAAATTTACTTCAGTGATAGGATGGCTATTTTTGGATGTTACAAATATCAGACTTTAAATACATAAAATAAGTTATTTGTCAATATCTAAAAGCCAAAAATTTAAAATAGGTATCAAGTGGGGAATTTCAGTGAAGTCTGCTGTGGAACTAAAATATGCCCTCGTTCACGAATGGTTAACCCCAAAAGCAACTGGCGGTTCCGAACTCGTTGTCGAAGAAATTCTCAAACACATCAACGCTGATGTTTATGCACTAATTGACTTTGAATCGAGCAATCCTGAAAGTTATCTTTACAAGCGGGCGATCGGCAAAACATTTTTACAGCACCTTCCTTTTGCCCGCAACGGCGTACAAAAATATCTACCTCTATTGCCCCTAGCAATTGAACAGTTAGATTTACGCGAGTATGACATCATTCTCTCCTCTTCCCACGCCGTTGCTAAAGGCGTGCTGACAAGTCCCCAGCAACTCCACCTTTGCTACTGCCATACCCCCATGCGCTACGCCTGGGACTTAACCTTTGATTACCTTCGCAGTAGCAAAGCCGGACAAGGAATTCAGGGCTTACTAACCAGGTATTTGCTCCACAGAATTCGCCAGTGGGACGTAATTTCTGCCAATCGAGTAGATTACTTCATCGCCAACTCCCAACACACCGCACGACGCATCTGGCGGTGTTATCGGCGACCCGCAGAAGTGATTTACCCCCCAGTAAATATCGATCGCTTTCGCTTTGAACCAAAGAAACAAGATTTTTACCTGACAGTTTGCCGTTTAGTCAGTTACAAGAGAATATCCATAGTTGTCAAAGCCTTCAATCAACTCGGACTTCCCCTAGTAGTAATTGGCACCGGCCCTGAGTTAAACTTGCTCCAGCAAATAGCTCAACCCAACGTGCAAATCCTTGGTTGGCAGTCCCCAGAAGTAGTTGAGAAATATATGGCCGAGGCAAAAGCCTTCGTCTATGCAGCCTGCGAAGATTTCGGCATCGCCTTAGTCGAGGCCCAAGCTTGCGGGACACCAGCGATCGCTTATGGAGGCGGGGGTGCATTAGAAACAGTAATTGATATTCGGCAACACCCAGAATCTGGAACAGGATTATTTTTCCCATCCCAGACAGAAGGGGCCTTAATCGAAGCAGTAAAGGCCTTCGAGGCCATGAGTGGGGCTTTTAACCCAGAAATGGGGCGATCGCAAGCCGCTCAGTTCCACCCAAAAATTTTTCAGGAACGCTACCTAACTTTTTTGGAACGCTGCTGGCAAGAATTTCAACCTGTAAAATTTTAAGGGAAAATAGGCATCAACATCAATGGTAGAAAGGGATTTCGGGATTTCATAGCCCTCAGCAAGGGAGGGCCCACTAGGGGAAAACTACCACTTTTTACCGATTCGTTGTGATTGATTTCTACTACCTTGCGTCTTGAGGCTTTATGATCATGACTGTGTGTGGTGTGAATTGAAGGAGTAAGATGACTGCCGACAGCCAACTCATCTCCGGCAAGGTAATTCGAGCGATCGCTCGACGCGGTTTTCAGCCTGTCCTGCCTAGAGACGGACGCATAGGCCTGTCTGTACAGAGCCTAGACGGAGAGTTTTTCAAGCGCTGCTTCGATATCCTGTTTTCCCTATCAGTTCTGATACTGTTTGCCCCGGTTTACCTGCTTTTGGTTCTACTAATTGCTCTAAGCTCGCCAGGGCCAGTTTTTTATGTACAAGAAAGAGTCGGTAAAAACCGCCAGCTCTTTAACTGTCTTAAATTCAGAACAATGGTGGAAAATGCGGATGAAATATTAGTGGAGATTATGGAAACATCCCCCCATCTCCGCCAAGAATTTCAGGACAATTTCAAGCTGAAACAAGACCCTCGAATTACATGGATTGGGAGATTTTTACGAGTTACCAGTTTAGATGAATTCCCTCAGTTTTGGAACGTTTTAAAAGGAGATATGAGTGTCGTCGGGCCTAGACCATTAGTTGTTGAGGAACTGCCGAGATACGGCCGCCACATCAACAAAATCTTAACCATCAGACCTGGAATTACAGGACTGTGGCAAGTATCCGGGCGCAATGACATCCCCTATCCCCGCCGAGTCCAAATCGACCTTTACTATGTAAACGCCAAAAATCTTTGGATAGATCTCTGGATCGTCGTCAAAACTATTGGCGTAGTGATTTTCCCCAAAAATAACGGGGCTTACTAAAACCAGCTATCAGCATTCAGCTACTATCTATCAGCTATTAGTTCTTAACTTTTTGTCAGGGTCAATTAGCCAATAGATACTAGGTGAATGCTGCTCGGTAGGTTGGCGTATATAAACTCAACATCTTATTAGGGTGGGCAATGCTCACCCTAAAATTTAATTATGACTAATTGGTAATTGGTAATTGGTAATCGCTAATCGCTAATGGCTAATGGCTAATGGCTAATGGCTAATGGCTAATGGCTAATTACCCCCATCTCCTCCGCTCCCCTGCTCCCCCGCTCCCCCGCTCCCCTGCCCCCGCTCCCCCGCTCCCCATCTCCACATCCTTCCGACTCATCAGAGATCTATATCTTTGCAAAAACTATACAGTTCCTTGACGCTGACTTGGGGATTATAGGTTAACGTAGAAATTTGATAATGGCAAAGGCAAGTAACAACAGCCTAGCCCTTAGAGTTAAAGTGTCTGTGAAGGGAAAATCAGATGACGGAACGCAAGCGAGCGCTAATCACCGGTATTACAGGTCAAGACGGCTCCTATTTGAGTGAATTGCTGCTAGAAAAAGGATATGAAGTTCACGGTATTATCCGGCGAAGTTCAACCTTCAATACCGATCGCATTGACCATATCTATGTCGATCCCCACAGTGAAAATGCCCGTTTATTCCTACACTATGGTGACTTGACCGACGGTACTACCCTGCGCCGGATTTTAGAAGAAGTCAAACCCGCAGAAATTTATAACTTAGGTGCTCAATCTCACGTTCGAGTTAGTTTTGACGCTCCAGAATATACCGTTGACGCAGTTGGTTTAGGGACACTGCGCCTTTTGGAAGCAATTCGCGACTACCGACACCGCACAGGGATCGAAGTGCGATTCTATCAAGCAGGTTCTTCTGAGATGTATGGTTTAGTACAGGAAGTCCCTCAGAAAGAAACCACACCATTTTATCCGCGCAGTCCCTATGCTTGTGCAAAGGTTTATGCTCACTGGCAAACTGTGAATTACCGCGAATCTTACGGGATGTTTGCGTCTAATGGCATTCTATTTAACCACGAATCGCCCCGGCGTGGTGAAACCTTTGTAACTCGAAAAATTACCCGTGCTGTAGCTAGGATTGTAGCAGGAAAGCAGAAAAAACTTTACCTAGGCAATCTTGATTCTAAGCGCGATTGGGGCTATGCTAAGGACTACGTGAAGGCGATGTGGCTGATGTTACAGCACGACGAACCTGATGATTATGTAGTGGCTACTAATGAAACCCATTCTATCCGGGAATTTCTAGATAAGGCATTCAATTGTGTCAATTTAGATTGGCACGAATATGTTGAGTTTGACGAACGCTATTTGCGTCCAGCCGAAGTGGAATTGTTAATCGGTGATTCGACTAAGGCGCGGCAAAAGTTGGGTTGGGAACCTTCTGTTACTTTTGAGGAGTTAGTAAAATTAATGGTGGACTCTGACATCAAATCTTTAGAACAGCAGCTTCGCGGTTCTGGCAACAGTTTTGATTAAGTTCTGCACCCTTTAACTGAATTAAAAGTAGGGTAGACATTGACCGCCAAAATATCTATCATTTAGGTAAAAAAATACTTTTGGTCAATGCCCACTCTACAGCTTGTACAAGCAAATTGCTCTTCAATTGAGGATAGAAATATGGCTGGGTTAGATTTGAGCGAGAAGCGGATTCTGGTTACGGGCGGGGCTGGTTTTTTGGGTCGTAATGTGATCGATCGGCTTGTGAAAGCAGGGGCTAATCGCGACAAGATTTCGATCCCGCGCTCGCACGATTTTGACCTCAGAGTGATGGAAAATTGCCAGCGTGCTGCCGAGAACCAAAATATTGTAATTCACTTAGCTGCTCACGTCGGTGGCATCGGTTTAAATCAACAAAAGCCTGCTGAATTATTTTACGACAATTTGATGATGGGGGTTCAACTAATTCACGCCGCCTATCAAGCAGGAGTTGAAAAATTTACCTGTCTCGGTACTATTTGTGCTTATCCCAAGTTTACTCCCGTACCTTTTAAAGAGGAGGATCTTTGGAATGGCTACCCGGAGGAAACTAATGCGCCTTATGGAGTTGCAAAGAAAGCTTTATTAGTTCAATTGCAATCCTATCGCCAGCAATACGGGTTTAATGGTATTTATTTGTTGCCTGTGAATTTATACGGCCCGGAGGATAATTTCGATCCCAAAAGTTCTCATGTAATTCCAGCATTAATTCGGAAAGTACATGAGGCACAGCTAAGAGGTGATAAAGAGTTACCCGTTTGGGGTGATGGTAGTCCTACTCGCGAGTTTTTGTATTCCTTGGATGCAGCGCGGGGGATTGTGATGGCAACTCAATCATATAATGACTCGGAACCTGTTAATTTGGGAACTAATCATGAAATCTCAATTAGAGACTTGATTAATCTCGTATGTGAATTGATGGGATATGAGGGAGAAATAGTTTGGCAGACGGATAAACCCAATGGTCAACCACGCCGATGTTTGGATACGGAAAGGGCGAGAAAGGCGTTTGGGTTTACTGCTGAAATGGACTTTAAGAAAGGGTTGAAGAAAACGATTGAGTGGTATCGGCAACACGCCGTGTAAGTTTCCAATAAAACCCGGTTTCGTCAACGAACCGGGTTTTTTCGGATGATTGTGGAAGGGAACTTATCCCTATGATGTCACTTAACTTTCACCCTAGTTGAGCGATAAATTCATCTATTGTCTCGCAAGTCCAAGCTTGACGTATTAACCTTTGCAATTCTACAACCGTTAACAGCTCTAATTGCTGAACTACTTCTGGCGGGACAAAGCCAAAACGGGTTTCTAGCGCTTCGAGAATAGAATTTCTCAAGCTTTGTTGAGCTTGTTGTAAACCCTGTTGTAAACCCTGTTGTAAACCCTGTTGTACTCCTTTTTGGAGAATGTCTTGATAAGTTACTGACTCTCGCATAATTTCCTCCCGAAACAATTGGTTAATAACGTCTTTGGTAAAGCGCAAACCAGCTAGAATGTTAATACAAGCGGTAATTTGTTCCCGTTCTGTTGATGGATCGATTTTACCCAAATAGAATAAATCAACAGGTGGAGGAAGAATAATTTATAATAATAGTTAAAACCTAACTTGAGTAGAGTGTACTATCCCTAATTGCCCACTCGCATATGTGTAGTACCAATCATAAATAATATGCTAACCAAAGCAGAATTACGCCGATCGCATCTCAAAACCCGCCAATCCCTCTCAGTACAAGCCTGGAAACAAAAAAGCGATCGCCTCTGCACCCACCTCCAACACTCACCGCTATTCACCCAAGCACAAACAATACTAGCCTACTTCACTTATCGCCAAGAACCAGACTTAACACCCCTATTTACCATCCCTAAAAAATGGGGATTTCCCCGCTGTAGCGGTAATCAACTCTCCTGGCATAAATGGACACCCGGAGATAATTTACAAACAGGAAAATTTGGTATACTAGAACCCGATCCAGACAGCCCCATCTTAGAACCATCCGCAGTCGATTTAATCCTTGTACCCGCAGTAGCTTGCGACACCAACGGCTATCGCTTAGGTTACGGTGGCGGCTATTATGACAGAATGTTAAGTTTACCAGAGTGGTCATCAAAGCCTGCGATCGGCATCATCTTTGAATTTGCTTGCTTAGCCGAACTCCCAATTGATTCCTGGGATCGACCCCTACAAGGATTTTGTACAGAAACAGGTTTAATAATGGTAGAAAAGCGATCGAGTCTCAACCCCATACGCTGAGTGGGTAGTTGCCCTTACAAACCAATGTATCCTAATTTCCCGATCGCAGACTTTTGTGTAGAGCCTAACTCAAAACTCAAAACTTAAAACTCAAAACTCTTGAATTTCCCAATCTCCCGCTATACTGCATTGGTTAAGGGTGAGAATGTCAACTCAGTTGTGCGTTGTCTAGCATAGCCTCAAAATCGACTTGCTTCGCCCCTACCAACTGAAAATTAATCACCACCTATGGCTCAACGCTACATCCGCATTCAAACCCCACAAGGACAGATTCATTACGGTTTGCTACAACTGAGCAGAAGCGTCCAGGTACTCGATGCACCTCCCTGGCTGAAAGGACAACCCACAGACTTAGAGCTGCAACCAGACACATATAAAATTCTTGCCCCCTGCTCCCCCTCGAAAATCATCGCTGTCGGCAAAAATTATACTGACCACGCCGCCGAAATGGGTACTCCCGTCCCTGCTGAACCTCTGCTATTTCTCAAACCGCCTACCGCCATCATTCCTACAGGAGCAATCATCCGTTATCCAGCACAATCTCAGCGAGTAGACTACGAAGGAGAATTAGCCCTAGTAATTGGGGAACCTTGCACTAACTGTAGCCCAGAAGAAGGTCATAACAAAATTTGGGGCTATACCATCGCCAACGACGTAACAGCTAGAGATTTGCAAAAACGCGACGGTCAGTGGACGAGAGCTAAAGGATTCGATTCATTCTGTCCATTGGGGCCTTGGATAGTCCGCGAATTGAGTCCTGGTGCACAATTACAGACTTTTATCAACGACACGAATGAACCAGTGCAGTCTGCCAAGATTAATGAAATGGTCTTTTCACCAGATTTTCTAGTTTCTTATATTAGCCAAGTTATGACCCTGATGCCGGGAGATGTAATATTAACTGGAACACCCCAAGGTGTAGGGCCATTACAAATAGGCGATCG from Kamptonema formosum PCC 6407 includes the following:
- a CDS encoding iron uptake porin, which gives rise to MSKILWKALLVSPAVLGASLAVSAAALAESDVKIGSITQAQDGQAIAQFNAKTDFDKVDGVLGTGELRGELAIAPQAHLALENTNQQQIAITASVKTAIAPQPQAQKIPADSLSAEISTPLLLSQIPNPEPATNSTVLEQVNEYSSENNTNNEPAGQVTSVSQLSDVQPTDWAFQALQSLVERYGCIAGYPDGTYRGNRAMTRYEFAAGLNACLERVNELIAGGTGNLASREDLLALQRLQEEFAAELATLRGRVDALEARTAELEANQFSTTTKLNGEVIFGLAGIAAGDDANGREIDSSTILGSRVRLNFDTSFSGEDLLRTRLQVTNFGSFSTNSTFTPEGELRFNAGPFGEASNTVALDALLYAFPIGNSTTVFLEANAGAPDDFTNTVNPFFDGDGATGALSNFGTRNPIYYQVGGAGIGIRHQFGDRLEFSFGYLASDPASPQQGAGLFNGPYGAIAQLTFTPSDRFALGLTYINSYGVTTGTGSNAANFPSRLDYFGIDSEEGLPVSNNSYGIEASLQISPRFALGGWVGYTAQRTLSTLGGRIDRGDMKIWNWAVTLAFPDLLKEGNLAGILVGMEPKVTSTSSDDLPEDKDTSLHVEAFYQFKLNDNISITPGIIWLTAPDHNNDNSDLLIGVVRTTFTF
- a CDS encoding glycosyltransferase, with the protein product MELKYALVHEWLTPKATGGSELVVEEILKHINADVYALIDFESSNPESYLYKRAIGKTFLQHLPFARNGVQKYLPLLPLAIEQLDLREYDIILSSSHAVAKGVLTSPQQLHLCYCHTPMRYAWDLTFDYLRSSKAGQGIQGLLTRYLLHRIRQWDVISANRVDYFIANSQHTARRIWRCYRRPAEVIYPPVNIDRFRFEPKKQDFYLTVCRLVSYKRISIVVKAFNQLGLPLVVIGTGPELNLLQQIAQPNVQILGWQSPEVVEKYMAEAKAFVYAACEDFGIALVEAQACGTPAIAYGGGGALETVIDIRQHPESGTGLFFPSQTEGALIEAVKAFEAMSGAFNPEMGRSQAAQFHPKIFQERYLTFLERCWQEFQPVKF
- a CDS encoding sugar transferase, with amino-acid sequence MTADSQLISGKVIRAIARRGFQPVLPRDGRIGLSVQSLDGEFFKRCFDILFSLSVLILFAPVYLLLVLLIALSSPGPVFYVQERVGKNRQLFNCLKFRTMVENADEILVEIMETSPHLRQEFQDNFKLKQDPRITWIGRFLRVTSLDEFPQFWNVLKGDMSVVGPRPLVVEELPRYGRHINKILTIRPGITGLWQVSGRNDIPYPRRVQIDLYYVNAKNLWIDLWIVVKTIGVVIFPKNNGAY
- the gmd gene encoding GDP-mannose 4,6-dehydratase, with protein sequence MTERKRALITGITGQDGSYLSELLLEKGYEVHGIIRRSSTFNTDRIDHIYVDPHSENARLFLHYGDLTDGTTLRRILEEVKPAEIYNLGAQSHVRVSFDAPEYTVDAVGLGTLRLLEAIRDYRHRTGIEVRFYQAGSSEMYGLVQEVPQKETTPFYPRSPYACAKVYAHWQTVNYRESYGMFASNGILFNHESPRRGETFVTRKITRAVARIVAGKQKKLYLGNLDSKRDWGYAKDYVKAMWLMLQHDEPDDYVVATNETHSIREFLDKAFNCVNLDWHEYVEFDERYLRPAEVELLIGDSTKARQKLGWEPSVTFEELVKLMVDSDIKSLEQQLRGSGNSFD
- a CDS encoding GDP-L-fucose synthase family protein — its product is MAGLDLSEKRILVTGGAGFLGRNVIDRLVKAGANRDKISIPRSHDFDLRVMENCQRAAENQNIVIHLAAHVGGIGLNQQKPAELFYDNLMMGVQLIHAAYQAGVEKFTCLGTICAYPKFTPVPFKEEDLWNGYPEETNAPYGVAKKALLVQLQSYRQQYGFNGIYLLPVNLYGPEDNFDPKSSHVIPALIRKVHEAQLRGDKELPVWGDGSPTREFLYSLDAARGIVMATQSYNDSEPVNLGTNHEISIRDLINLVCELMGYEGEIVWQTDKPNGQPRRCLDTERARKAFGFTAEMDFKKGLKKTIEWYRQHAV
- a CDS encoding RpnC/YadD family protein translates to MGKIDPSTEREQITACINILAGLRFTKDVINQLFREEIMRESVTYQDILQKGVQQGLQQGLQQGLQQAQQSLRNSILEALETRFGFVPPEVVQQLELLTVVELQRLIRQAWTCETIDEFIAQLG
- a CDS encoding 5-formyltetrahydrofolate cyclo-ligase, encoding MLTKAELRRSHLKTRQSLSVQAWKQKSDRLCTHLQHSPLFTQAQTILAYFTYRQEPDLTPLFTIPKKWGFPRCSGNQLSWHKWTPGDNLQTGKFGILEPDPDSPILEPSAVDLILVPAVACDTNGYRLGYGGGYYDRMLSLPEWSSKPAIGIIFEFACLAELPIDSWDRPLQGFCTETGLIMVEKRSSLNPIR
- a CDS encoding fumarylacetoacetate hydrolase family protein, giving the protein MAQRYIRIQTPQGQIHYGLLQLSRSVQVLDAPPWLKGQPTDLELQPDTYKILAPCSPSKIIAVGKNYTDHAAEMGTPVPAEPLLFLKPPTAIIPTGAIIRYPAQSQRVDYEGELALVIGEPCTNCSPEEGHNKIWGYTIANDVTARDLQKRDGQWTRAKGFDSFCPLGPWIVRELSPGAQLQTFINDTNEPVQSAKINEMVFSPDFLVSYISQVMTLMPGDVILTGTPQGVGPLQIGDRIRVEIEGIGALENTVGPR